A section of the Oryzias melastigma strain HK-1 linkage group LG14, ASM292280v2, whole genome shotgun sequence genome encodes:
- the bud13 gene encoding BUD13 homolog isoform X1 — translation MRSVVSHNTKMAAVGSKSGPELSKAEYLKRYLSADESNGASKGKVKKKRKKLPEKRLKIVDDDIDWRQMVQQQQEVEEDEEEAPVIAEFIDERPEEVKQMEAFRTSNRWKIVGADEDETNEKDDEQEETVTSNKSRHDSPELSSKSGKNGSPFRKQRHDSPDVSPPRRGRHDSPDVSPPRRGRHDSPDKSPPRRSRHDSPDISPPRRGRHDSPKKSPSRQHSRKSGKIRSKESSPTRSKPSSSSHSRPRSPDHRRSPLALKGRARQDSDSDQSPPRKKTSKREASDSDQSPPRRRSRTRQRSDSDQSPPRKHSRSGKDSDGDLSPPRRPGQSHDHRMLSGGKAGLVSVEILREEQKENRRREKNNQPLEDESRNAETIFRDKSGKRRDLTSEREEQKRKAGEKAAKDEKYAQWGKGLAQSQMEHQKLEDALIEAQKPLARHRDDEDLDRMLREQEREGDPMAAMLRRKKEKSTKTQDKPRYNGPPPPPNRFNLPPGYRWDGVDRSNGFEKKRYMRLADKKAMQEMAYKWSVEDM, via the exons ATGCGATCCGTAGTTTCTCACAACACCAAGATGGCTGCGGTCGGTAGTAAATCCGGACCTGAGCTTTCTAAAGCGGAGTATTTGAAACGATATTTATCAGCTGACGAGAGCAACGGCGCATCTAAAGGAAAAGTCAAGAAGAAACGAAAAAAGCTTCCCGAAAAACG ACTTAAAATAGTGGACGATGATATCGATTGGAGACAAATGGTCCAACAGCAACAGGAGGTcgaagaggatgaagaagaagctCCGGTG ATTGCAGAGTTCATTGATGAGCGACCGGAGGAGGTGAAACAGATGGAGGCCTTTAGGACCAGTAACAGGTGGAAAATAGTTGGAG CAGATGAAGATGAAACAAATGAGAAAGACGATGAGCAGGAGGAGACTGTGACATCGAATAAAAGTCGCCATGACTCACCAGAGCTGTCATCAAAAAGTGGGAAAAACGGTTCTcctttcagaaaacaaagacacgaCTCTCCAGACGTATCTCCTCCCAGGAGAGGACGCCACGACTCTCCAGATGTTTCTCCTCCCAGGAGAGGACGGCATGACTCTCCGGATAAATCTCCGCCCAGAAGAAGTCGCCACGACTCTCCAGACATTTCTCCTCCCAGGAGAGGACGCCATGACTCCCCAAAAAAGTCTCCTTCAAGACAACATTCAAGGAAGTCTGGGAAAATTAGAAGTAAAG AATCCTCTCCTACAAGAAGTAAGCCCAGCTCGTCATCACACAGTAGACCAAGGTCACCAGATCATCGGCGGTCTCCTTTAGCTCTCAAGGGTCGAGCTAGGCAGGATTCTGACTCCGATCAATCTCCTCCAcggaaaaaaacatccaaacgaGAAGCCTCCGACTCTGACCAGTCTCCCCCTCGGAGGCGCTCCAGAACAAGGCAGAGATCTGACTCCGACCAGTCTCCTCCAAGGAAGCACTCGCGGAGTGGGAAGGACTCGGATGGAGATCTGTCACCGCCACGGAGACCTGGCCAGTCTCAT GACCACAGGATGCTCTCCGGAGGAAAGGCTGGTCTGGTTTCTGTGGAGATTCTGAGAGAAGAGCAGAAGGAAAACCGacgcagagaaaaaaataatcaacctCTTGAAG ATGAATCCCGCAATGCTGAAACGATCTTCCGAGACAAAAGTGGCAAAAGGAGAGATTTGACTTCAGAAAGGGAAGAACAGAAGAGAAAAGCTGGAGAAAAGGCTGCAAAGGATGAAAAATACGCCCAGTGGGGTAAAGG gcTGGCTCAGAGTCAGATGGAGCACCAGAAGCTGGAGGACGCTCTGATCGAAGCCCAGAAGCCATTGGCCCGTCACCGCGATGACGAGGATCTGGACCGCATGTTGAGGGAGCAGGAGAGGGAAGGGGATCCCATGGCTGCCATGCTCCGgcggaaaaaagagaaaagcacaaaaacacaag ATAAACCTCGATACAATGGacctccaccaccaccaaacCGCTTCAACCTTCCTCCAGGCTACCGTTGGGATGGAGTGGACAG GTCGAATGGGTTTGAAAAGAAACGCTACATGCGTTTGGCGGATAAGAAAGCCATGCAGGAGATGGCTTATAAATGGAGCGTGGAGGACATGTAA
- the bud13 gene encoding BUD13 homolog isoform X2, which yields MRSVVSHNTKMAAVGSKSGPELSKAEYLKRYLSADESNGASKGKVKKKRKKLPEKRLKIVDDDIDWRQMVQQQQEVEEDEEEAPVIAEFIDERPEEVKQMEAFRTSNRWKIVGDEDETNEKDDEQEETVTSNKSRHDSPELSSKSGKNGSPFRKQRHDSPDVSPPRRGRHDSPDVSPPRRGRHDSPDKSPPRRSRHDSPDISPPRRGRHDSPKKSPSRQHSRKSGKIRSKESSPTRSKPSSSSHSRPRSPDHRRSPLALKGRARQDSDSDQSPPRKKTSKREASDSDQSPPRRRSRTRQRSDSDQSPPRKHSRSGKDSDGDLSPPRRPGQSHDHRMLSGGKAGLVSVEILREEQKENRRREKNNQPLEDESRNAETIFRDKSGKRRDLTSEREEQKRKAGEKAAKDEKYAQWGKGLAQSQMEHQKLEDALIEAQKPLARHRDDEDLDRMLREQEREGDPMAAMLRRKKEKSTKTQDKPRYNGPPPPPNRFNLPPGYRWDGVDRSNGFEKKRYMRLADKKAMQEMAYKWSVEDM from the exons ATGCGATCCGTAGTTTCTCACAACACCAAGATGGCTGCGGTCGGTAGTAAATCCGGACCTGAGCTTTCTAAAGCGGAGTATTTGAAACGATATTTATCAGCTGACGAGAGCAACGGCGCATCTAAAGGAAAAGTCAAGAAGAAACGAAAAAAGCTTCCCGAAAAACG ACTTAAAATAGTGGACGATGATATCGATTGGAGACAAATGGTCCAACAGCAACAGGAGGTcgaagaggatgaagaagaagctCCGGTG ATTGCAGAGTTCATTGATGAGCGACCGGAGGAGGTGAAACAGATGGAGGCCTTTAGGACCAGTAACAGGTGGAAAATAGTTGGAG ATGAAGATGAAACAAATGAGAAAGACGATGAGCAGGAGGAGACTGTGACATCGAATAAAAGTCGCCATGACTCACCAGAGCTGTCATCAAAAAGTGGGAAAAACGGTTCTcctttcagaaaacaaagacacgaCTCTCCAGACGTATCTCCTCCCAGGAGAGGACGCCACGACTCTCCAGATGTTTCTCCTCCCAGGAGAGGACGGCATGACTCTCCGGATAAATCTCCGCCCAGAAGAAGTCGCCACGACTCTCCAGACATTTCTCCTCCCAGGAGAGGACGCCATGACTCCCCAAAAAAGTCTCCTTCAAGACAACATTCAAGGAAGTCTGGGAAAATTAGAAGTAAAG AATCCTCTCCTACAAGAAGTAAGCCCAGCTCGTCATCACACAGTAGACCAAGGTCACCAGATCATCGGCGGTCTCCTTTAGCTCTCAAGGGTCGAGCTAGGCAGGATTCTGACTCCGATCAATCTCCTCCAcggaaaaaaacatccaaacgaGAAGCCTCCGACTCTGACCAGTCTCCCCCTCGGAGGCGCTCCAGAACAAGGCAGAGATCTGACTCCGACCAGTCTCCTCCAAGGAAGCACTCGCGGAGTGGGAAGGACTCGGATGGAGATCTGTCACCGCCACGGAGACCTGGCCAGTCTCAT GACCACAGGATGCTCTCCGGAGGAAAGGCTGGTCTGGTTTCTGTGGAGATTCTGAGAGAAGAGCAGAAGGAAAACCGacgcagagaaaaaaataatcaacctCTTGAAG ATGAATCCCGCAATGCTGAAACGATCTTCCGAGACAAAAGTGGCAAAAGGAGAGATTTGACTTCAGAAAGGGAAGAACAGAAGAGAAAAGCTGGAGAAAAGGCTGCAAAGGATGAAAAATACGCCCAGTGGGGTAAAGG gcTGGCTCAGAGTCAGATGGAGCACCAGAAGCTGGAGGACGCTCTGATCGAAGCCCAGAAGCCATTGGCCCGTCACCGCGATGACGAGGATCTGGACCGCATGTTGAGGGAGCAGGAGAGGGAAGGGGATCCCATGGCTGCCATGCTCCGgcggaaaaaagagaaaagcacaaaaacacaag ATAAACCTCGATACAATGGacctccaccaccaccaaacCGCTTCAACCTTCCTCCAGGCTACCGTTGGGATGGAGTGGACAG GTCGAATGGGTTTGAAAAGAAACGCTACATGCGTTTGGCGGATAAGAAAGCCATGCAGGAGATGGCTTATAAATGGAGCGTGGAGGACATGTAA